The Xanthomonas indica genome has a segment encoding these proteins:
- a CDS encoding NAD-dependent epimerase/dehydratase family protein gives MARVLVTGASGFIGAYIVRALAEAGVPVRASGRDAAKLAAFANDPRIEVQRADLCHDALAPLLHGCDAVIHCAALSAPWASAETFRLANVVATERLLDAALAARVRRFVHFSSPSIYFRFNDQYQITEDFTPPARWIGGYPQTKWEAEEKVRAAAAAGLPAVVLRPRAVFGHGDNAIVPRLLAVAQRGWFPLVNGGRAMIDVCCVENAVAAALAALRAEHIGDGRAYNISNGTPIAVRDLVTELFAVLRLRVRLLPVPRGPALALATLGEQIALRRRGQPEPRLSRYGIGVLGYSQTLDIGRARRELGYAPVLSTEAGLAALGQS, from the coding sequence ATGGCCCGCGTCCTGGTCACCGGCGCGTCCGGGTTTATCGGCGCCTACATCGTGCGCGCACTGGCCGAGGCCGGCGTGCCGGTGCGCGCCAGCGGCCGCGACGCCGCCAAGCTGGCGGCCTTCGCCAACGATCCGCGCATCGAGGTGCAGCGCGCCGACCTCTGCCACGACGCGTTGGCGCCACTGCTGCACGGCTGCGATGCGGTGATCCACTGCGCCGCGCTGTCGGCGCCGTGGGCCAGCGCCGAGACCTTCCGCCTGGCCAACGTGGTCGCCACCGAGCGTTTGCTCGACGCCGCGCTGGCTGCGCGTGTGCGCCGCTTCGTGCACTTCAGTTCGCCGAGCATCTACTTCCGCTTCAACGATCAATACCAGATCACCGAAGACTTCACCCCGCCGGCGCGCTGGATCGGCGGCTACCCGCAGACCAAGTGGGAAGCCGAGGAGAAGGTGCGCGCGGCGGCGGCGGCCGGGCTGCCGGCGGTGGTGCTGCGCCCGCGCGCGGTGTTCGGCCATGGCGACAACGCGATCGTGCCGCGGCTGCTGGCGGTGGCGCAGCGCGGCTGGTTCCCGCTGGTCAACGGCGGCCGCGCGATGATCGACGTGTGCTGCGTGGAGAATGCGGTGGCCGCGGCGCTGGCCGCGCTGCGTGCCGAGCACATCGGCGACGGCCGCGCCTACAACATCAGCAACGGCACACCGATCGCCGTGCGCGACCTGGTGACCGAACTGTTCGCGGTGCTGCGCCTGCGCGTGCGGCTGCTGCCGGTACCGCGCGGGCCGGCGCTGGCCCTGGCCACGCTCGGCGAACAGATCGCGCTGCGCCGACGCGGCCAGCCCGAGCCGCGGCTCAGCCGCTACGGCATCGGCGTGCTCGGCTATTCGCAGACGCTGGACATCGGCCGCGCGCGCCGCGAACTCGGCTATGCGCCGGTGCTGTCGACCGAGGCCGGGCTGGCCGCGCTGGGGCAGTCATGA
- a CDS encoding 3-oxoacyl-[acyl-carrier-protein] synthase III C-terminal domain-containing protein: MSVDTSRPIALRLLGTGEYLPAQQVPAETFDRRWGKPAGWTLRHTGVATRHYAGADEPATLMGERAARAALEAAQLQAHEVDCVISACSLMEQAIPCSAALLHARLGLQGSGIPAFDINATCLSFIAALDLAAGAIAAGRYRRVLIVSSEIASVGLNPDDADTAPLFGDGAAAVVLGADTGDSGSQLLTARLETYSEGIDHCRVRAGGTRLRLDHGVEALRAGSQFEMNGRATYRLAAAKLPGFLQRLLAQAGVELAQLRRIVPHQASAKALRHLRVALGLAPDALIEVIGHRGNQMAASIPGALHQAIASGRIVRGDLIGLVGSGAGLAFGGAVLRY, encoded by the coding sequence ATGAGCGTCGACACCAGCAGGCCCATTGCGCTGCGTCTCCTCGGCACGGGCGAGTACCTGCCCGCGCAGCAAGTGCCGGCGGAGACCTTCGACCGGCGCTGGGGCAAGCCCGCCGGCTGGACCCTGCGGCACACCGGGGTGGCCACGCGGCACTATGCGGGCGCCGACGAGCCGGCCACCTTGATGGGCGAGCGCGCCGCGCGCGCGGCGCTGGAGGCGGCGCAGTTGCAGGCACACGAGGTCGATTGCGTGATCAGCGCCTGCAGCCTGATGGAACAGGCGATCCCGTGCAGCGCGGCGCTGCTGCACGCGCGGCTGGGCCTGCAGGGCAGCGGCATCCCGGCCTTCGACATCAACGCCACCTGCCTGAGCTTCATCGCCGCGCTCGACCTGGCCGCGGGCGCGATCGCCGCCGGCCGCTATCGCCGCGTGCTGATCGTCTCCAGCGAGATCGCCAGCGTCGGCCTCAACCCGGACGATGCGGACACCGCGCCGCTGTTCGGCGATGGCGCCGCGGCGGTGGTGCTCGGCGCCGACACCGGCGACAGCGGTTCGCAGTTGCTGACCGCGCGCCTGGAAACCTACTCCGAAGGCATCGACCACTGCCGCGTGCGCGCCGGCGGCACCCGCCTGCGCCTGGATCACGGCGTCGAGGCGCTGCGCGCCGGTTCGCAGTTCGAAATGAACGGCCGCGCCACCTACCGCCTGGCCGCGGCGAAGCTGCCCGGCTTCCTGCAGCGGCTGCTGGCGCAGGCCGGGGTCGAGCTGGCGCAGTTGCGGCGGATCGTGCCGCACCAGGCCAGCGCCAAGGCGCTGCGCCATCTGCGCGTGGCGCTGGGGCTGGCGCCGGATGCGCTGATCGAGGTGATCGGCCACCGCGGCAACCAGATGGCCGCGTCGATTCCCGGCGCGTTGCACCAGGCGATCGCCAGCGGCCGCATCGTCCGCGGCGACCTGATCGGCCTGGTCGGCTCCGGCGCCGGGCTGGCGTTCGGCGGCGCGGTGTTGCGCTACTGA
- a CDS encoding glycosyltransferase: MISFIVPAHDEAALIGDTLASLHVAAQALRLDCETLVVADACSDATAEIARRHGAQVLEVELRHIAAVRNAGAAASRGRHLLFVDADTRVNTPLLAAALRALGTGAVGGGAQVRLLGDIAWHERLAQALFGWLFRCTGIAPGCFLFCTRSAFVAAGGFDERYYAGEDVALSRALARQGRFVILREPVHTSDRKLRSFSKREHLGLLLQLLRRGRGMLRSRDALGFWYGQRRGR, encoded by the coding sequence GTGATCTCCTTCATCGTCCCCGCGCACGACGAAGCCGCCCTGATCGGCGACACGCTGGCCTCGCTGCACGTCGCCGCCCAGGCGCTGCGGCTGGACTGCGAGACGCTGGTGGTGGCCGATGCCTGCAGCGACGCCACCGCCGAGATCGCGCGCCGGCACGGCGCGCAGGTGCTGGAAGTGGAACTGCGGCATATCGCCGCCGTGCGCAATGCCGGCGCCGCCGCCAGCCGCGGCCGCCATCTGCTGTTCGTCGATGCCGACACCCGGGTCAATACGCCACTGCTGGCCGCGGCGCTGCGGGCGCTGGGCACCGGCGCGGTCGGCGGCGGCGCGCAGGTGCGCCTGCTCGGCGACATCGCCTGGCACGAACGCCTGGCCCAGGCGCTGTTCGGCTGGCTGTTCCGCTGCACCGGCATCGCCCCCGGCTGCTTCCTGTTCTGCACGCGCAGCGCCTTCGTCGCCGCCGGCGGCTTCGACGAGCGCTACTACGCCGGCGAGGACGTCGCCCTGAGCCGCGCGCTGGCGCGGCAGGGACGCTTCGTGATCCTGCGCGAGCCGGTGCACACCTCCGACCGCAAGCTGCGCAGCTTCAGCAAGCGCGAGCACCTGGGGCTGTTGCTGCAGTTGCTGCGCCGCGGCCGCGGCATGCTGCGCTCGCGCGACGCGCTCGGCTTCTGGTACGGGCAGCGCCGCGGGCGCTGA
- a CDS encoding aldo/keto reductase: MQTRTLGRNGPRVSALGLGCMGMSAFYGGRSDDAAAIAVIHAAIEHGVSLIDTADMYGPHTNEVLVGKALAGRRDQVVLATKFGIKLDPNDPAARGIDGRPEYVQSACEASLRRLGVDHIDLYYQHRVDPNVPIEDTVGAMARLVEQGKVRFLGLSEAAAGTIRRAHAVHPITALQSEYSLWSRDPEHDGVLETVRELGIGFVPYSPLGRGFLTGAIRSPEDFEADDYRRHSPRFQGENFARNLQLVERVRELAQAKGVTPGQLALAWVLAQGEDLVPIPGTKRLAYLEENLGALQVKLSAEELAQIEAIFPADAAAGHRYPAASRGALQG; this comes from the coding sequence ATGCAAACCCGCACCCTCGGCCGCAACGGCCCCCGCGTCTCCGCCCTCGGCCTCGGCTGCATGGGCATGAGCGCGTTCTACGGCGGCCGCAGCGACGACGCGGCCGCGATCGCGGTCATTCATGCCGCGATCGAGCACGGCGTCAGCCTCATCGACACCGCCGACATGTACGGCCCGCACACCAACGAAGTGCTGGTCGGCAAGGCGCTGGCCGGGCGCCGCGACCAGGTCGTGCTGGCGACCAAGTTCGGCATCAAGCTCGATCCCAACGACCCGGCCGCGCGCGGCATCGACGGCCGCCCGGAGTACGTGCAGTCCGCCTGCGAGGCCAGCCTGCGCCGGCTCGGCGTGGACCACATCGACCTGTACTACCAGCACCGGGTGGATCCGAACGTGCCGATCGAGGACACGGTCGGGGCGATGGCGCGGCTGGTGGAACAGGGAAAGGTGCGCTTCCTGGGCCTGTCCGAAGCCGCTGCCGGCACCATCCGCCGCGCGCACGCGGTGCATCCGATCACCGCGCTGCAGAGCGAGTATTCGCTGTGGTCGCGCGACCCGGAGCACGACGGCGTGCTGGAGACGGTGCGCGAGCTGGGCATCGGCTTCGTGCCCTACTCGCCGCTGGGCCGCGGCTTCCTGACCGGGGCGATCCGCTCGCCGGAGGACTTCGAGGCCGATGACTACCGGCGCCATTCGCCGCGCTTCCAGGGCGAGAACTTCGCCCGCAACCTGCAACTGGTGGAGCGGGTGCGCGAACTGGCCCAGGCCAAGGGCGTGACCCCGGGCCAGCTGGCGCTGGCCTGGGTGCTGGCGCAGGGCGAGGACCTGGTGCCGATCCCCGGCACCAAGCGCCTGGCCTACCTGGAGGAAAACCTGGGCGCGCTGCAGGTGAAGCTGAGCGCCGAGGAGCTGGCGCAGATCGAGGCGATCTTCCCCGCCGATGCCGCTGCCGGCCATCGCTACCCCGCCGCCTCGCGCGGCGCGCTGCAGGGCTGA
- a CDS encoding carboxymuconolactone decarboxylase family protein, translating to MAPTTTTLPSSMTLAEAEAAGIAQIAALMGPQQGAAIRALADDADTALSGRGAAIAFGEIYRADGALDLRTRELVTVAVLASLGHAAPQLRLHLRAAQAAGASRAEIFAVLDQLYAYVGFPTALNALAIAREVLDAPSP from the coding sequence ATGGCACCCACCACGACCACACTGCCGAGCAGCATGACCCTGGCCGAGGCCGAAGCGGCCGGCATCGCGCAGATCGCCGCACTGATGGGCCCGCAGCAGGGTGCAGCGATCCGCGCCCTGGCCGACGACGCGGACACCGCGCTGAGCGGCCGCGGCGCCGCCATCGCCTTCGGCGAGATCTATCGCGCCGACGGCGCGCTGGACCTGCGGACCCGCGAACTGGTCACGGTGGCGGTGCTGGCCAGCCTCGGCCACGCCGCACCGCAGTTGCGCCTGCATCTGCGCGCCGCGCAGGCGGCGGGCGCCAGCCGTGCAGAGATCTTCGCGGTGCTCGACCAGTTGTACGCCTACGTCGGCTTCCCCACCGCGCTCAACGCGCTCGCCATCGCGCGCGAGGTGCTGGACGCGCCCTCACCCTGA
- a CDS encoding aldo/keto reductase, translating into MALDHYRLLGRSGLRVSPLCLGTMTFGADWGWGADEAEARRLFDLYVDAGGNFLDTANIYTNGSAETLLGRFVAGRRDRLVIASKFALNPFPGDPNGGGNHRKALLRSVDASLARLGTDYLDLLYLHAWDGTTGIDEVMRGFDDLVRAGKILYAGISDTPAWQVARMQTLADLRGWTPFVALQIEYSLAQRTVERELVPMAEALGMSVLAWSPLAMGVLTGKYGAADLARVRAAASGGAQVDGVGRAEVAHSQRTFNEHALAVAEAVVALAADLQRSPAQVALAWLLARGAMPIVGARSVAQLQDNLGALSLHLDTEALQRLDAASAIELGFPHDFLASPNPQALLSGGTRIQPR; encoded by the coding sequence ATGGCCCTTGATCACTACCGCCTGCTCGGCCGCTCCGGCCTGCGCGTCAGCCCGCTGTGCCTGGGCACCATGACCTTCGGCGCCGACTGGGGCTGGGGCGCGGACGAGGCCGAAGCGCGCCGCCTGTTCGACCTGTACGTCGATGCCGGCGGCAACTTCCTCGATACCGCCAACATCTACACCAACGGCAGCGCCGAGACCCTGCTCGGCCGCTTCGTCGCCGGCCGCCGCGACCGCCTGGTGATCGCCAGCAAGTTCGCGCTCAATCCCTTCCCCGGCGACCCCAACGGCGGCGGCAACCACCGCAAGGCGCTGCTGCGCTCGGTCGACGCCAGCCTGGCGCGGCTGGGCACCGACTACCTGGACCTGCTGTACCTGCACGCCTGGGACGGCACCACCGGCATCGACGAGGTCATGCGCGGTTTCGACGACCTGGTGCGTGCCGGCAAGATCCTCTACGCCGGCATCTCCGACACCCCCGCCTGGCAGGTGGCGCGCATGCAGACCCTGGCCGACCTGCGCGGCTGGACGCCGTTCGTCGCCCTGCAGATCGAGTACTCGCTGGCGCAGCGCACGGTCGAGCGCGAACTGGTGCCGATGGCCGAGGCGCTGGGCATGTCGGTGCTGGCCTGGTCGCCGCTGGCGATGGGCGTGCTCACCGGCAAGTACGGCGCCGCCGACCTGGCGCGGGTGCGCGCGGCCGCCTCCGGCGGCGCGCAGGTCGATGGCGTGGGCCGCGCCGAGGTCGCGCATTCGCAACGGACCTTCAATGAGCACGCGCTGGCGGTGGCCGAGGCGGTGGTGGCGCTGGCCGCGGACCTGCAGCGCTCGCCGGCCCAGGTGGCGCTGGCGTGGTTGCTGGCGCGCGGGGCGATGCCGATCGTCGGCGCACGCAGCGTGGCGCAACTGCAGGACAACCTGGGCGCGCTGTCCCTGCACCTGGACACCGAGGCGCTGCAGCGGCTGGACGCCGCCAGCGCGATCGAACTGGGCTTCCCGCACGACTTCCTGGCCTCGCCGAATCCGCAGGCGCTGCTGAGCGGCGGCACCCGCATCCAGCCGCGCTGA
- a CDS encoding LysR family transcriptional regulator translates to MHRPPPLSAVVAFVRVAHHGSFTRAAAELGVSPSALSQTLRALEAQLGARLLNRTTRRVGLSEHGERFLQRVAPGLAQIDVAFADLDFLRDRPAGTLRINLPLVAAEQLVCPQLPAFLARYPEVSVELYSDRTLADIVAGGFDAGIRLGESLARDMIAVPLGPPQRQTVVAAPAYFAAHGTPRTPAELAEHDCIRWRRTDGRLQAWEFTRDGHDFLVEVTGRLVVNDTAVGLDAARRGLGLGQAFEWQVAADVAAGRLQRVLDDWHAPFAGWHIYYPAREHLPPKLRVFIDHLRAAHATGGTA, encoded by the coding sequence ATGCACCGTCCACCGCCGCTGTCCGCCGTCGTCGCCTTCGTCCGCGTCGCCCACCACGGCAGCTTCACCCGCGCCGCCGCCGAACTGGGCGTCTCGCCCTCGGCCTTGTCGCAGACGCTGCGCGCGCTGGAGGCGCAACTGGGCGCGCGCCTGCTCAACCGCACCACCCGCCGGGTCGGCCTGAGCGAGCACGGCGAGCGTTTCCTGCAGCGGGTGGCGCCGGGCCTGGCGCAGATCGATGTGGCCTTCGCCGACCTGGATTTCCTGCGCGACCGCCCGGCCGGCACGCTGCGCATCAACCTGCCGCTGGTGGCCGCCGAGCAGCTGGTGTGCCCGCAGCTGCCGGCGTTCCTGGCGCGCTATCCGGAGGTCAGCGTGGAGCTGTATTCGGACCGGACCCTGGCCGACATCGTCGCCGGCGGCTTCGACGCCGGTATCCGCCTGGGCGAGAGCCTGGCGCGCGACATGATCGCGGTGCCGCTGGGGCCGCCGCAGCGGCAGACGGTGGTGGCCGCGCCGGCATATTTCGCCGCGCATGGGACGCCGCGCACGCCGGCCGAGCTGGCCGAGCACGACTGCATCCGCTGGCGGCGCACCGACGGCCGCCTGCAGGCCTGGGAATTCACCCGCGACGGCCACGATTTCCTGGTCGAGGTCACCGGGCGGCTGGTGGTCAACGACACCGCGGTCGGCCTGGACGCCGCGCGCCGCGGTCTGGGGCTGGGCCAGGCGTTCGAGTGGCAGGTCGCCGCCGACGTCGCCGCCGGCCGCCTGCAGCGGGTGCTGGACGACTGGCATGCGCCGTTCGCCGGCTGGCACATCTACTACCCGGCGCGCGAGCACCTGCCGCCGAAGCTGCGCGTGTTCATCGATCACCTGCGCGCGGCGCATGCGACGGGCGGCACGGCGTAG
- a CDS encoding flavodoxin family protein — MSKIVIVYFSGYGHTVKQAEAVHAGAASVGEATLYRIDQDGNLPDGAWEAIGQADAIIYGSPTYMGGPAWQFKKFADASSKPWFAQAWKDKIAAGFTNSASVNGDKFATIEYFWTLAQQHGQIWVGTGLLPSNTKAHGPNDVNWTAGSGGALAISPSDASPDEAPRSGDLETARLLGKRVAEFAAKLKG; from the coding sequence ATGAGCAAGATCGTGATCGTCTACTTCAGCGGCTACGGCCACACCGTCAAGCAGGCCGAGGCCGTGCACGCCGGCGCCGCCAGCGTCGGCGAGGCCACGCTGTACCGCATCGACCAGGACGGCAACCTGCCCGACGGCGCCTGGGAGGCCATCGGCCAGGCCGACGCCATCATCTACGGCAGCCCGACCTACATGGGCGGCCCCGCCTGGCAGTTCAAGAAGTTCGCCGACGCCAGCTCCAAGCCCTGGTTCGCGCAGGCCTGGAAGGACAAGATCGCCGCCGGCTTCACCAACTCGGCCTCGGTCAACGGCGACAAGTTCGCCACCATCGAATACTTCTGGACCCTGGCCCAGCAGCACGGCCAGATCTGGGTCGGCACCGGCCTGCTGCCGTCCAACACCAAGGCGCACGGCCCCAACGACGTGAACTGGACCGCCGGCTCCGGCGGCGCGCTGGCGATCTCGCCGTCCGACGCCTCGCCGGACGAGGCGCCGCGCAGCGGCGACCTGGAGACCGCGCGCCTGCTCGGCAAGCGCGTGGCCGAGTTCGCGGCCAAGCTCAAGGGCTGA